The DNA segment gcttggcctggctcggctcgtgagttcgtgagctggctcgataaggtttacatccttcattttttttatcccacatcgcttagaaaacaaaaactaagggagtatcacccctataaaagaaggtaaagacaatgtacaaagtgaattaactatttttacttgcatatttagccatatagttaaattaaatggcaattatggcccttagtctttgaagaaatttatttttaatagctttttaagtagtaaattttgcgattctttgttagttcgagctagatcgagccgagccgagctagctcgaattctaatcgagtcgagttcgagcctcaaatctcagctcgatttgaaattcgagctcgagccgagccagctcgaatcgagttcgagccgagctcgagctgggtctagctcggctcggcttggctcgtttacagccctaattcgGTGTGTGGTTAGCTTAGTTGTTGAAAAAGATTGGCCTTTATATCAACTAGACATTAATAATGCCTTTTTGTATGGAGATTTGAATGAAGAGGTCTATATGAGTTTGCCAGAAGGGTATTTTTCACAAAATGAATCCAAAATGCGTAAATTAACTAAATCTTtgtatggattgaagcaagctcctagaATGTGGAATGAAAAACTAGTAGGTGTGTTGCTTGAGCTAGGTTTCAATCAAAGCAAGAGTGACTATTCTTTGTTTGTTAAATCCATAAACTCTGCTCTTATCATATTGTTAGtatatgtcgatgacattatcgtGACAGGTAATGATGCAAATGAGATTAACAATGTAAAAGAATTGTTAAAATCGAAGTTTATGATTAAGGATCTTGGGTTGCTAAAATACTTTATTGGCATTGAAGTCATTAGATCACAATTTGGTATATGTTTATCTCAAAGAAAGTATTGTATGGAATTATTGACTGAGTTTGGTCTTAGTGGTTGCAAGCCCGTTAACACACCTATAGGTCAACATTTTGCGGTTATGAACTTTTGCAAAAAGGATGAAAGTGTCTTAACAAATATAACTGGCTATCAAAGATTGGTTGGTAAACTTATTTACTTGTATCACACTCGTCCTGATATATCACACTCTGTGCAATTCTTAAGTCAATTCATGCATAAACCCACTAACTCCCACATGCAACTAGCTCTGCGTGTGCTTCGGTATCTTAAAAGGTCCCCAGGTAAGGGCATTCTATTGAGCAAAGGTACTTCTTTCCATCTTACTGCTTTTGCCGACTCTGATTGGGGTAAGTGTTTAGATTCTAGAAGGTCAGTTACTGGATTCTGTATCTTTTTGGGTAATTCCTTAGTCTCCTGGAAAAGCAAGAAACATGGGACTGTTTCTAGATCCTCTGCAGAAGCCGAGTACAGGGCTATGTGTGCTACTACTTGTGAGATCATGTGGTTGCTAAACATCCTCAAAGAATTGAAAGTCCCAATCAACTTACCCATAGAACTTTTCTGTGACAATACTGCTGCTATTTCTATAGCAGCTAACCCTGTGTTTCATGATAGAACTAAACATTTTGAAATTGATTTATTTTTTCTTCGTGAAAAGATTTCTGCTCGCATAATCAAAACTGTCGCTACTGAATCTAACAAACAATTAGCAGATGTCTTCACTAAAGGTCTCTTGGCAAACCAACATGACATGATGTGTAGTTTGTTAAAGATGCATGATATGTTTGGTCATTgaattgagggggggggggtgttaaaaGTATTATCTATTAATAACCAAACAtctttttatttatgttttatatCTTTCTAATCTTTCTTATTTTTTATGTCTTGTTAGTTTCTTGCTGATGGGCCTTAGCCTTGCTGGTTTGGGCTTCCTCTATGGTTGCTGGATGTCCTCTATGTCAAGGCAAAAATCATGCCGTTGTCTTGTTTCTGAGTTGGCGCTGGTTTCCCCTCATCTCCTTGCTATCCTTCCTTTTGAGCAAGTCCTGATTTCATGGTTTCCCCCTTTAGTCTGGATGCTTGTGGATATATAAAGTGCCTTCTTGGGGGTTAAGGGTACACTTACAATCCCTTAACATTTTTAAGACTTTGTAATTGAGTTTTACGTGTTTGTTTTTATGTGTGTGCCAATATAAATTCAAATTGGTCTACGTTTTGGCGTAAATTTTAATTTTCCTCGAAAATGAGTTGGGTCAAAGATAATACATTTTCGTGATTATTTGTGTGTATGTTTTTAGTTGGTCTACGTTCTggcataaatttaaaaaaaaacgagtcgggtcaaatataatacgttttcattagacGATATAAATCCGAGTCATTTTACGTTTCGATGCCGCCACAACGCGCTGCACCATTTATTTAACTTAAAAACACTAATTTTCCTAAATTTGAGTAATGTATatttcagttggtctacgtttttgATGTAAATTACACAAGCAAGTTGTGTAAATAGTGCTTTCATCCTATTCGCTTTTTTgctttaagtttttttttctagactttattattttatatatttagttTTCTTTAAATAGTTTTAGGTTTCTTTTTCATTAAAATTATATTTAAGATAGCATTTACGTTTCCATTTACAATTCATTTGAAATCAGTTCGTCCCGCTGTCCAATTTAAATTTCTTTGGTTTTTGGTCGATATAAAACATGTTTCAATATTCTTTTTTGAGCATATTTCTATCGGTTGCTATGCTGAACAAAAAAAAATCTCGACCCGAAACCCTGCAGCGTAGCGCGGGTAATCTTTACGAGTTAGGGCTAAATTAGGGGGGGGGGGATTTGAATGTTCTAAcccaaagttttttttttgttttttgaacggcaaatttggatcactgacagaccactggagtatcatcgtgccaccagcggaaccacccgatcatatacaccaattcaagaggaaacccaataaatatgggaaaacccccttgtgggaatcgaacccaaaaCTCATTAGTccaaagtcttatcccacccgtaagataccactaggctataaagccatgggttCTAACCCAAAGTTTTTGATATGGGTTATTTATAAGATAGTATGGGTGGGTTTGGCCGTTTGGGTAACTTAATTTAAGTCAAAGGGTCGAACTGggttatttaaaaaaacaaagggtcgaACGAAGGGTTAGTGAACACTGAATCACTGAACATCATCATTCATCCGCGACGCTCCAATCTCCACCCTCTCCGCCGTCTCCTCCGCCACAAACCCCCACCGTCTCCGTCGTCTCTGTCGTCTCTGTAGTCTCCTCCGCCACAAACCCCCTACCCTCCGCCGTCTGAACGACTGAACATCATCACTTCACCAGCGACGGCATCTTCGATTAATCATCCTTTTCCAGTGAAGGTATCATCATCACTTCATAGCGTCATTTTGAATGTGTGTTGATTTATGCATCAATGGTTTTGTAAGGCTAGGGTTTTAAATTTTGTTGTGAATTTGTTTGATTTTGTGGAGTTGTTTTGGAATTTGATAGATGAATAGCTTTTTTTGATGTAAATGTTTCAGATACTGTGTTTAATTTGTAAATCTGTGATCGATGTTTTATAAGTTTGATGTTGAAGCTGTAATTTCTTTTTCTCTTATGATAGTGACTTAATGATTGGATATATGGTCATtgtttaaagaaaatttgatggTTCTCGTGCAATAAAGATTACATTTGGATATTAAATCTTTAGTTAGGAAGATTGCTTTTGAAGTTGAATTTTCGATCATGTTGATTTCGCTTCGATTTCCACTTTGATCTAATTTCGAATGTTATGAAACTATCATTTGGTCATTTAACCCTTAATGGCAAAAGGGTGTTTCGGAATTTGTTATATTGAatacaaattttgaaattttgaaattttattgTGACTATTTAAAGTCTTAACTATTGCGCGACTATAAAAAAATTGTCTGTTTGATGTGGGTTTTGAGAAGTAATTACAACTTTCATAATTTGTTCAATAAATTTAGTTGTTTTGATGCAGGTAGTTGTTGACGAAACTGTCCTTTCTATGATCCAACAAGTAGTCGTAATAAGTGATTAGTGTATAGCAGTCATCAAGAGAACACAATACAGTTTCATATATCACACTTTGTAGATTAGTTTTTCAAAATCACAGTATCAGAGCTTAAAGCTCAATTGTTTTTTCCTCATTTATAATGCTGTACAAAATTTGCAGACAAGTAACAATGCTCATATTCTTGCTGTCACTGGCGAGGACGAGATTTGGCAATCAGTCTTGATACTGTAAGTTTAAGTGGATTGagtaacgggtcaaaaggagtAATTTTTTGGTACAAGTTACAACAGATGGGGTCGACTCAACTCACTTTTTGTTCAgaagttttagtttttttttaataatagttAACATGTCAAGTATGATCACCAAAGTTGtactgttttaaaaaaaaactgacccgacccgttctgacccgaacccgttccgacccgaaccgaAACAACATTTTTTATAATTGACccgtttgacccgaacccgttttgacccatgacacGACCGACCCAACCTGTTTGCCAGGTCTAGGCTAAATAATTACTTATCAACCAATCTAAAATTTGTTTAGAAACAGTAAGCGTAATATTAGGGctaaataaatatttttctccACAACACCCATTTGGAACTAAGTTCCAATCAGACCCCCAAGGTTTTGGGTTCAGAAATTACAACCAAGACCCAAAAATTGCAAAAACTAAAACACAACTCTTTTCACAGATTTCTTCACCACAAAAACCACCAAATCAAAGCATAGCAGCGCGGGAAGCAGATCTCCACTTCACTCTCTCTAATGGCGGCAAGAGGAGCAGAAGATAAAGCAAAACCTTCGATAGCGGTTGAACAAATGGAAGAAGATGACGAACACGATGCAAAAGAGGTTGTCCTTCAGAGATACTTTCTACAGGAATGGAAACTCGTCAAGTCTATACTCGACAACATCGTTTCCAACGGCCGTGTTGTAGATCTCTCATCCGTTCGCAAGATCCGATCAATTGtacggtttatttactcactCGCATTTCAGATTTCTGTTAGTTAGTTTTACAATTGCGATTGAAGCTTGTTTGATTCGAATTGTAAGCTGATTTTGCTTTTTTACAGATGGATAAATATCAGGAACAAGGACAACTGTTGGAACCATACCTGGAGAGCATAGTTTCTCCCTTGATGTTTATTGTTCGAACGAAAACAATCGAGCTAGGCGCGGATTCCAAAGAACTTGTTAAAATAATCAAGCCTTTATGTATTATAATATATACTTTGGTCACAGTTTGTGGTTACAAAGCCGTAATCAGGTTCTTTCCACATCAAGTTTCCGATTTAGAACCAGCGGTGTCTCTTTTAGAGAAATGCCATGGCACAAATACAGGAACAGCATTGAGGCAAGAAAGTACAGGAGAAATGGAGACCAAATGTGTTATATTATTGTGGCTATCTATACTTGTATTGGTTCCTTTTGATATATCATCTGTGGATACAAGTATTGTAAATAATCAATCTGTGGATGCAAATGAACCACCTCCGTTAGTGGCTAGGATACTAAAGATCTCCAAAGAGTACCTTTCAAGCGCGGGTCCCATGCAAACGATAGCTGGCTTGCTTCTTTCTAAGCTTCTAACGCGTCCAGATATGTCGCCTGCTTTCACCAGGTTAGTTGTAGGATTTTTTCGGTTGCTAGATaccaaatgttttattttttcgCGTGTATATTAATGCAGTTAAAGATTTCTGCTTTGTGTTTATGCTATTCTGTCTCTTTTCAGCTTTATTGAATGGAGTCATGAAGTTCTATCATCTGCCACAGAAGATGTAATACATCATTTCCGATTACTTGGTGCTGTAGAAACTCTTGCTGCTATTTTTAAGGTCTGCTATCAAATCTCTCATTATGTTACCATAAACAATTGTAAttattaacattttttattaaacttACCTTACGATCTTTATGTTAGACTGGAAGCCGGAAAGCATTACTTGATATTGTACCTGTTGTATGGAATGACACATCAGTCTTGATAAAGTCAATCCCTGCAGCCCGTAGTCCTTTACTTCGCAAAAATTTAATAAAACTTGCACAACGAATGGGGCTCACTTGTCTGCCTCATCGTCCAACAACTTGGCGTTATGTGGTAAGATTCTAAATcgttttcaattttttatttttatatcatAATACTTTTCTAATATTTGCCCTTTGTTATAATATAGGGTAAACATAGTACACTTGGAGAAAATATATCACAAAATTCATCACAAGCGGATCCAAATAGTCTTGTACCAAATTCTGGCTCATCCAATACAGGCCATGATTGTTCTCTTCAAGAAGAAGAAATGGATGTTCCTGATATTATTGAAGAGTTCATCGAGTTACTATTGTCTGGCTTAAAAGATACAGTATGTTTATACTTTATAGTGATACATTGTTTTGGTATTTTAAAAACCAATCCTTTTATAATTTACACTTCTAAGTTCTAACCATCAACTTTCAGGATACTGTTGTTCGTTGGTCTGCTGCAAAAGGTATTGGTCGTATAACTTCTCGTCTCACATATACTCTAGCAGAGGAAGTCTTCTTGTCTGTATTGGAGTTGTTTTCACCTGGTGAGGTATGGCTGACATCCACCGATTTTTGTTTCTTGTATGTTGGTTTCTGATTGATTTGTTGACCTTTTGACTTTTTATGTACTCTGCAGGGTGACGGATCATGGCATGGTGGATGTCTGGCATTGGCTGAGTTAGCTCGTAGAGGACTGCTCTTACCTGTTAGCCTACCTAAAGTTGTACCTGTTGTTATAAAGGTTCTTCATGACATGCACATCTGAAACAAACATGATCTCATATATACCTGGCAAAACGGGCAGGGCAGGTTGGGCTGGGCGGGTAATGGGTCAGAATGGGTTTGGGTCAGAACAGCCCGTTTTTAAAAAAATGGTCATTTTGGTTTGGGCTAGAAAGAATAGGTTTTGACAAAAATCATTTAGGGTCAAAACGGGCTGTTTTAAAAATTGACAACCCTTTGCCTTTTATTAAAAGTCCAAATCGACCCAATTTTAAGGTTTGGGTCAAAAAGGccaggtatagttttttttttatttatttataaaaactaaTGTTTATACTTAATGTAGGCACTGCATTATGATGTAAGAAGGGGCCCACATAGCGTTGGATCTCATGTCCGTGATGCAGCTGCTTATGTTTGTTGGGCTTTCGGTCGTGCATATAATCACACTGACATGAAGGGAATACTGGATGAGCTGGCACCACATCTTTTAATAATTGCATGTTATGACCGTGAGGTAACGCTTTTGCATGATTTATTACCTGAATTGTATATTGAATCTCACATGAGACAAAATTCACAGGTTAATTGTAGAAGAGCAGCTGCAGCTGCTTTTCAGGAAAATGTTGGTAGACAAGGAAATTATCCTCATGGAATCGACATCGTGAATACGGCTGATTATTTCGCACTTTCTTCTCGAGTAAATTCCTATCTTAATGTTGCCGTAAGTATAGCCGAATATGATGGTTACCTTTATCCATTCATGGATGAACTTTTATCCAACAAGATTTCTCACTGGGTATGTTCTTGTGCAATATGATATTTCAGGAAGTAAATAACTAAATATGTTATTTCTGGGCATATAATTAACTGATGATACTACAGGAAAAAGGATTAAGAGAACTTGCATCAAATGCTTTATCCAGTCTTGTGAAATATGATCCGGAATATTCCGCAAATTTTGTGCTCGAGAAATTAATTCCATGCACTCTTGCTACTGATTTATGCATGCGTCATGGTGCAACATTGGCAGTTGGTGAGCTTGTGTTAGCTCTAAATAACTGTGGTTATACTCTTCCAAACGGTCTGTACTCTGTAGATTGTAATCTTCAACTAATGAAattttatttaatgtttttcCATGTAAATAGTTACATTTCTGTTTAAATCTGATTCCAGATAAGCAGAAAGGCGTTGCTGGTGTGGTACCTGCTATTGAGAAAGCACGATTATACCGTGGAAAAGGTGGAGAGATAATGCGTGCTGCAGTTTCTCGGTTCATTGAGTGTATTTCTATCGTTAACATAACATTAACagaaaaaacaaaaagaagtCTGCTTGAAACCATTAATGAGAATTTGAGGCATCCTAACGCTCAAATACAGGTACTTCTATCTACCGGCTTTTTTCCTTATTAATAAGTTTTACAACTTTAACTCCTAATTTCCCCTCCGTTTTCGCTAATACATGTAGAGTGCTGCCAATGAAGCTTTCAAACATTTTGTTCCAACTTACTTTGCAAAAATGGATGATAAAGGAACTTTTGATATTACCCTTAAGTACCTAGATCAGTTAAATGATGCGAATGTAGCTGTGAGAAGGGGATCTGCATTGGCATTAGGGGTTTTGCCCTTTGAGTTTCTTGCTTCAAGATGGAAAATAGTGCTTCAAAAACTATGCAAATCTTGTGCGATCGaggtaactttttttttttttttgatgaaacTGTTTGCTAATTAAAACTTGCTGGTAGAGGTGGcaattttaatatatttatctttaataGGTTAAACTGATCAAATCAGTTTAATGGGTCAAACTGACCCTATAATCACCCACCATGTATTTTTAATGTGCAAAACCTCAAGCGGTCGATATGGTCGCTATAGCGAATAGTGTAGCATATAGGTCGAAGGTTGCTACAGGGTATGTAGCAATAAATAGTGGGGTTTcagttatttttttaaatataaatagtgattaaaaaaagctataaaatagctggattttaggtttttgttaaatatacatgtaaaatagcgtatataccagggtattttgatgtaatatacatataaatttttTCTAGTGTATTGTTATTTATAAAATAGTGCCCGCTATATATTGCTatgtcgctattcgccattaacaaccaTGATTCAAAGTGTATATTATTACTGAGATAGTATAACGTTTATCTTCATATTTGACgctaattattaattaaaattgAACAAGTTAGTCAAAAGAAAGTGTTGCCAGGTTTGTCACCTGTACTAGCAGATGAAAAAACATCTCATATAACAGATTGACAGGATTGCTTGTTTTTACTAGGATAACCCAGAAGATAGGGATGCTGAAGCACGGGTAAACGCTGTTAAAGGACTTGTATCAGTGTGTGAAACTCTAACTTCAACTACAGATTATTCTGGTTTACAACCACATGATGACACATCTCTATTTCTCACAATAAAAACCGAAGTAATGCAGAGTTTGTTCAACGCTTTGGAAGATTACTCTGTTGATAACAGAGGTGATGTGGGCTCATGGGTTCGTACAGCTGCCATGAATGGGCTTGAGAAATGCACATACATTTTATCCAAGAGAGATAAAATACATGGAAATGAATCGCTTTTTGATGCTAATATTGCAACTAATTTAGTTGGAGGCCTTGTGAAACAAGCGGTTGAAAAGATGGACAGATTAAGAGATGTGGCGGCAAAAATTCTTCAAAGAATTTTATACAGTGAAGTCGTTTTTGTTTCTCAAATACCTTACAGAGAAACACTAGAAAAAATTGTTCCTAGTGAAGAGGAATTGAAGTGGGGGGTAAGCTCTAGTACGTTGTTTCTGGTTTATTGATGTGGTTACTTCTTATATGAATGGGTCGATTCAGGTTATGCTTTATCTATAACGGGTCAAAAGAGTTAAAAGTGCAAAAAAGTTGAAAATATTTGACCAATAGTAAGTTttttaaaagagtaaaatgccttTTTGTCCATGAAGTTTGGTCAGTTCTGCGACTTTCGTCTaagggtttgtttttctgcatctagATCCAataggtttgaaatcttgccatttttccggctcgttaactccattttttttcttcgttaagtcaggggtatttctatcatttttgttaacttaaagggcagttcggtctttttcactatatgtaaaaagaccgaatgcccctgaaaaagaccgaagtgccctttaagttaacaaaaaagacggaaacacccttgacttaacagagaaaattGGATGGTGTTTACGAGGCatatgaaaatggcaagatttaaaaccttttggatccagatgcagaaaaacaaacctttggacgaaagtcgcaaagctgaccaaacctcagggacaaaaatcgCATTTTACTCTTTTGAAAATATATATCAAGTTTTGGACAAAAAGCGTTCTGTGTCAAACCGTCACTTTtggacctgtttgagtcgttatCCAACCCACATGACCCGCTCATTGTTATGTACTTCCCTGTAGGTACCCAGTTGTTCTTTCCCTCGGTTCATTCGGCTACTTCAGTTTGGTTGTTACAGTAAATATATTATGTCTGGTTTAGTAATTTCGATCGGTGGATTAGAAGATTCTTTAAAAAAGGCTGCACTTGGTGCTTTGTTAGATTACGTTCAAGCTATTAAAGTTAACGATGAGAGCGAAACGAACTCCAGAGAGTTGAGTATATCTGATGACATACTTTGGGTTCTTCAGAAGTATAAAAGACGTGACCGAGTTATAATTCCAACCTTGAAGGTatgattttttcaaaaactttttcactTTTATGATGTAATTATTTAACACTCAATAGTAATTTTAACTTTGTAATCAACTAATCATGACGTGTTTTTCAGACTATAGATATTCTCTTCAGCAAAGGCATCTTATTACACATGGAGGTTAGTTACTTAGTTCACTTGGCATTTAGTGTATAAATGCTACTAAatcattttattttaataaaacataTGTCTGAAATTTCTAAAAAGTGTGAGAAGCCATAGGAGTGTGACATGTGaccatttttaataattttttttaatatggtATTCATATCAAATGTAAAAAAGCTcattattatggtgtaatttttttaattacGTATAAAGAAGTTATttacgtttaaaaaagacgggggaaCTTGCATTTGGGTTCCTGAATATAAGTCATGCTAAATTTACTTTTATACCCTTATTCAAGGAaatcaattaatttaattaaaacacatATTACAATTTTTGCACTCCTTTAATCTCTTCCGTTAATTATCCTGATCGAATGGCTATGATCAAttcttacactttttaggaaaaacacactttgtagCCTAACCTCACCctaatttttataacaattttcAGGCTCAGACTAAAATATTTTGTGGGGGTGTTGTGGAGTGTTTGACCACTGAGCTGAAAGGAACGAAGGACTTTGCCAAGTTATATGCTGGAATCGCAATACTTGGATACATTGCATCGATTTCTGAACCAGTTAATATCCAAGCTTTCTCTTATCTTGTGTCTTTCCTTACCCATCGATATCCCAAGGTATGTGGTGATATAACCGTTTCTTTATGGTGTCCCAAGGTTAAACCGTAAAACAGTTTTCATGAACTTTATGGGCCATTTTGTTTAACAGATACGGAAGGCTTGTGCTGAACAAGTTTATCTGGTTCTTATCCAAAATGGGGATCTTGTGGCGGAGGAGAATTTAGAAACTGCAATTGAAATAGTGTCTGAATGTTGTTGGGAAGGGGACGTGGAGGAAGCAAAACGCCAAAAGCTTAAGCTGTGTGGTTTAGCCAATTTAGAGGCGGGGCAATTTGTTACGCATAGCTCACGGacatcttcaaaagcaccgcaacATAAAGCTAAACCTGATGATGAAAATGCATCCTACTCATCCTTGGTAGGATCTGCtggattttgatttgattttggttTTTCATCATTATATGTATCTTGTTTATGCACGTTAAATTCATGGGTTTGAGTTTAGCAAGGCTCTTGTTAGATCATGTTGATTTTGAGTTGTGGACTGATTCAGTGGTATGCCTAAATTACCTAGGGGTGTAAATAAGCCCAGAGGCttgagagctactcgtgatcggctcggttaatAGCTCGAACAagccgagccttaacgagcccgagcctgaaatacaaagcttgtttaggctcgcgagcctaaacgagcccatacaaaatttttgattttttttatatatagtatattaataatgatgataacattgatgaGCCGAGCTAGAGC comes from the Helianthus annuus cultivar XRQ/B chromosome 4, HanXRQr2.0-SUNRISE, whole genome shotgun sequence genome and includes:
- the LOC118491192 gene encoding uncharacterized mitochondrial protein AtMg00810-like, yielding MSLPEGYFSQNESKMRKLTKSLYGLKQAPRMWNEKLVGVLLELGFNQSKSDYSLFVKSINSALIILLVYVDDIIVTGNDANEINNVKELLKSKFMIKDLGLLKYFIGIEVIRSQFGICLSQRKYCMELLTEFGLSGCKPVNTPIGQHFAVMNFCKKDESVLTNITGYQRLVGKLIYLYHTRPDISHSVQFLSQFMHKPTNSHMQLALRVLRYLKRSPGKGILLSKGTSFHLTAFADSDWGKCLDSRRSVTGFCIFLGNSLVSWKSKKHGTVSRSSAEAEYRAMCATTCEIMWLLNILKELKVPINLPIELFCDNTAAISIAANPVFHDRTKHFEIDLFFLREKISARIIKTVATESNKQLADVFTKGLLANQHDMMCSLLKMHDMFGH
- the LOC110937733 gene encoding tubulin-folding cofactor D, with protein sequence MAARGAEDKAKPSIAVEQMEEDDEHDAKEVVLQRYFLQEWKLVKSILDNIVSNGRVVDLSSVRKIRSIMDKYQEQGQLLEPYLESIVSPLMFIVRTKTIELGADSKELVKIIKPLCIIIYTLVTVCGYKAVIRFFPHQVSDLEPAVSLLEKCHGTNTGTALRQESTGEMETKCVILLWLSILVLVPFDISSVDTSIVNNQSVDANEPPPLVARILKISKEYLSSAGPMQTIAGLLLSKLLTRPDMSPAFTSFIEWSHEVLSSATEDVIHHFRLLGAVETLAAIFKTGSRKALLDIVPVVWNDTSVLIKSIPAARSPLLRKNLIKLAQRMGLTCLPHRPTTWRYVGKHSTLGENISQNSSQADPNSLVPNSGSSNTGHDCSLQEEEMDVPDIIEEFIELLLSGLKDTDTVVRWSAAKGIGRITSRLTYTLAEEVFLSVLELFSPGEGDGSWHGGCLALAELARRGLLLPVSLPKVVPVVIKALHYDVRRGPHSVGSHVRDAAAYVCWAFGRAYNHTDMKGILDELAPHLLIIACYDREVNCRRAAAAAFQENVGRQGNYPHGIDIVNTADYFALSSRVNSYLNVAVSIAEYDGYLYPFMDELLSNKISHWEKGLRELASNALSSLVKYDPEYSANFVLEKLIPCTLATDLCMRHGATLAVGELVLALNNCGYTLPNDKQKGVAGVVPAIEKARLYRGKGGEIMRAAVSRFIECISIVNITLTEKTKRSLLETINENLRHPNAQIQSAANEAFKHFVPTYFAKMDDKGTFDITLKYLDQLNDANVAVRRGSALALGVLPFEFLASRWKIVLQKLCKSCAIEDNPEDRDAEARVNAVKGLVSVCETLTSTTDYSGLQPHDDTSLFLTIKTEVMQSLFNALEDYSVDNRGDVGSWVRTAAMNGLEKCTYILSKRDKIHGNESLFDANIATNLVGGLVKQAVEKMDRLRDVAAKILQRILYSEVVFVSQIPYRETLEKIVPSEEELKWGVPSCSFPRFIRLLQFGCYSKYIMSGLVISIGGLEDSLKKAALGALLDYVQAIKVNDESETNSRELSISDDILWVLQKYKRRDRVIIPTLKTIDILFSKGILLHMEAQTKIFCGGVVECLTTELKGTKDFAKLYAGIAILGYIASISEPVNIQAFSYLVSFLTHRYPKIRKACAEQVYLVLIQNGDLVAEENLETAIEIVSECCWEGDVEEAKRQKLKLCGLANLEAGQFVTHSSRTSSKAPQHKAKPDDENASYSSLVGSAGF